In the Hordeum vulgare subsp. vulgare chromosome 7H, MorexV3_pseudomolecules_assembly, whole genome shotgun sequence genome, one interval contains:
- the LOC123410406 gene encoding coniferyl alcohol acyltransferase-like, whose product MKMICLPIFLFFFPKVLVITQRADCRVPKQDESNCDLTNHHPASCSRHRSLVSYLRVHPRATSVSAVGYVMPPAERPAVAVEVVSRALVQASDPPRGIPAVLPVSNLDLILGSFHVFFIAVYPPPAAGFPAVAAAARAALPAFLSRFYPFAGRVVTNASTGVPEVVCGNAGAELVVARAGAELADVDFADADASLGRIQVPFERGLALSLQLVRFACGGFSLTWGTDHLLVDGHGLTTLPNAWAEMLVGGGLSWEPHHDRASLFRPRSPPRYSPSLDAEFVRYDPANLPNALLAAALVRRNYVVDAADVDRLRAAASGPERRATRLEALSAHVWKLLAAAVGGSDTRCRMAWLVDGRRRLDPAKYNKTHVNNYLGNVVTYASREAAVHTVRTAPLADVATMAAAAIAEVFRQERYEELVDWMEARKGVFAEGGKWTEAVGLGTGSPALVVSAFVPFRVEGDFGFGRPRLVMPWVRPGRLGSAAMTVIRSPAGDGSWLVTARMWPRLADAVDADPDAVFKPATAERLGFAAPRCCELGATGTAQHAVSRM is encoded by the coding sequence atgaaaatgatctGCCTGCcaatttttctcttcttcttcccgaAAGTGTTGGTCATAACGCAACGTGCCGACTGCCGCGTTCCAAAACAAGACGAGTCCAACTGCGATCTGACCAACCATCATCCCGCCTCGTGCTCTCGCCACCGCTCGCTCGTATCCTACCTACGAGTCCATCCCCGCGCCACGTCCGTCAGCGCGGTAGGTTACGTGATGCCGCCGGCCGAGcgccccgccgtcgccgtcgaGGTCGTCTCCCGGGCGCTCGTCCAGGCCTCCGACCCGCCGCGGGGAATCCCGGCGGTGCTCCCGGTCTCCAACCTCGACCTCATCCTCGGCTCCTTCCACGTCTTCTTCATCGCCGTCTACCCGCCCCCCGCCGCGGGGTTCCCGGCCGTGGCCGCGGCCGCGCGCGCCGCGCTCCCGGCCTTCCTCTCCCGCTTCTACCCCTTCGCCGGCCGCGTCGTGACCAACGCGTCCACCGGCGTGCCGGAGGTCGTGTGCGGCAACGCGGGGGCCGAGCTCGTGGTGGCGCGCGCCGGCGCGGAGCTCGCCGACGTGGACTTCGCCGACGCTGACGCCTCGCTCGGGCGCATCCAGGTGCCGTTCGAGCGTGGGCTCGCGctgtcgctgcagctcgtccggTTCGCGTGCGGCGGGTTCTCGCTCACCTGGGGCACCGACCACCTGCTCGTCGACGGCCACGGCCTCACTACTCTGCCCAATGCCTGGGCCGAGATGCTCGTCGGGGGCGGCCTCTCGTGGGAGCCCCACCACGACCGCGCCTCCCTCTTCCGGCCACGCTCGCCGCCGCGGTACAGCCCGTCGCTCGACGCCGAGTTCGTGCGCTACGACCCGGCCAACCTCCCAAACGCCCTCCTCGCAGCCGCCCTCGTGCGCCGGAACTACGTCGTGGATGCCGCAGACGTCGACCGCCTCCGCGCGGCGGCCAGCGGCCCCGAACGCCGCGCCACGCGGCTCGAGGCCCTCTCCGCACACGTCTGGAAGCTCCTCGCCGCGGCCGTGGGCGGCTCCGACACGCGCTGCCGCATGGCGTGGCTAGTCGACGGCCGCCGGCGCCTCGACCCGGCCAAGTACAACAAGACACACGTCAACAACTACCTCGGCAACGTCGTCACCTACGCGTCGCGGGAGGCGGCCGTGCACACGGTGCGGACCGCCCCGCTCGCCGACGTGGCGACGATGGCCGCGGCGGCCATCGCGGAGGTGTTCCGGCAGGAGCGGTACGAGGAGCTGGTGGACTGGATGGAGGCGCGCAAGGGGGTGTTCGCGGAGGGCGGCAAGTGGACGGAGGCGGTGGGGCTGGGCACGGGGAGCCCGGCGCTGGTGGTGTCGGCGTTCGTGCCGTTCAGGGTGGAGGGGGACTTCGGGTTCGGCCGGCCGCGGCTGGTGATGCCGTGGGTGCGGCCGGGCCGGCTCGGGTCGGCGGCCATGACGGTGATCCGGAGCCCCGCGGGGGACGGGTCCTGGCTGGTCACCGCCAGGATGTGGCCGCGGCTCGCCGACGCGGTGGACGCCGACCCGGATGCCGTGTTCAAGCCGGCGACCGCCGAGCGGCTCGGGTTTGCGGCGCCCCGGTGCTGTGAGCTGGGGGCCACCGGCACGGCGCAGCACGCCGTGAGCCGCATGTGA
- the LOC123410979 gene encoding uncharacterized protein LOC123410979, which produces MNERVTGDLAGVRTMDGKKQRSVLNLPLGYHFAPTEEELIVHYLRRKMDGHPPHLPIFKDVPVIDYRPEQITEEFRDSGEDRWYFFTKRTRKYATGSRPDRTTPAGGYWKATGPQKDIFTGGKKQVGRRRALVFYYGPDDKTDWSMYEYENITSEQEAKDKNVDKLGEWVLCTIQRQKTQPAGSDGDDTMKGGGRKRKGKNVIPDKADGRKRKGKDVVPEPDKAGGRKRKGKDVVPDKAGGRKRKGKDVVPEMSWPEEGDETGMLELEQASSPNKRLQIMQQHDEPPPPCPQTMMPAQDCDYGPGIVPPSQEPPPPPPPCLETMVPAQDCDYGPGIVPPSQEPPPPPPPCPKTVMPAQDCDYGFDHESMLLLLQFQMTPPVLGVGYDNYGMTGYQPATSYVDDAAGPLGAFSYGGSGAAHQPAGHLNYGGYAGGHPGGLLGTCNNTYTYPQYYSYAGMNQLVTSSNSTYTYQQQHSHAAGTNKLAPGSSTYTYQQQHAHTTADGTSNSTNSYQQQQSCAAGANKLALVMGAMSIGTGQGSDVQPQVEL; this is translated from the exons ATGAACGAAAGAGTCACCGGAGACCTTGCAGGCGTGCGAACCATGGACGGGAAGAAGCAACGGTCGGTGCTGAACCTGCCTCTTGGCTACCACTTTGCGCCGACGGAGGAGGAGCTCATCGTCCACTACCTCCGCCGGAAGATGGACGGCCACCCACCGCACCTGCCCATCTTCAAGGACGTGCCCGTCATCGACTACCGCCCGGAGCAGATCACAG AGGAGTTCAGGGACTCCGGTGAGGACCGGTGGTACTTCTTCACCAAGCGGACACGCAAGTACGCGACGGGCTCACGGCCGGACCGGACCACGCCCGCCGGGGGGTACTGGAAGGCCACCGGTCCTCAGAAAGACATCTTCACCGGCGGCAAGAAGCAGGTTGGGCGCAGGAGGGCGCTCGTGTTCTACTACGGGCCGGATGACAAGACCGACTGGAGCATGTACGAGTACGAGAACATCACGTCCGAGCAAGAGGCCAAGGACAAGAACGTCGACAAG CTTGGCGAGTGGGTGCTGTGCACGATACAGAGACAGAAGACCCAGCCTGCaggcagcgacggcgacgacacgaTGAAGGGGGGCGGCAGGAAGAGGAAGGGCAAGAATGTGATACCCGACAAGGCGGACGGCAGGAAGAGGAAGGGCAAGGATGTGGTGCCTGAGCCTGACAAGGCGGGCGGCAGGAAGAGGAAGGGCAAGGATGTGGTGCCCGACAAGGCGGGCGGCAGGAAGAGGAAGGGCAAGGATGTGGTGCCGGAGATGTCGTGGCCAGAGGAAGGAGATGAGACGGGAATGTTGGAGTTGGAACAAGCCAGCTCCCCCAACAAGAGACTACAAATAATGCAGCAGCATGATGAGCCGCCACCGCCATGCCCGCAGACGATGATGCCAGCACAAGACTGTGACTACGGTCCAGGCATCGTGCCACCATCGCAggaaccaccgccaccgccaccgccatgcCTGGAGACGATGGTGCCAGCACAAGACTGTGACTACGGTCCaggcatcgtgccgccatcgcaggaaccaccgccaccgccaccgccatgcCCGAAGACGGTGATGCCAGCACAAGACTGTGACTACGGCTTTGATCATGAGTCcatgttgctgctgctgcaaTTTCAGATGACGCCTCCAGTTCTAGGAGTAGGATACGACAACTACGGCATGACGGGGTACCAGCCGGCCACCAGCTACGTAGATGACGCGGCGGGGCCTCTTGGGGCTTTCAGTTACGGCGGCAGCGGCGCTGCACATCAACCGGCGGGTCACCTGAACTACGGTGGGTACGCCGGCGGTCATCCTGGTGGCCTTTTGGGCACCTGCAACAACACATATACTTACCCGCAGTATTACTCATACGCCGGAATGAACCAGTTGGTCACCAGCAGCAACAGCACATACACTTACCAGCAGCAGCATTCACATGCCGCCGGAACCAACAAGTTGGCCCCCGGCAGCAGCACATATACTTACCAGCAGCAGCATGCACACACAACGGCAGATGGAACCAGCAACAGTACAAATAGTTACCAGCAGCAGCAGTCATGCGCCGCGGGAGCCAACAAGTTGGCGTTGGTCATGGGAGCGATGAGCATCGGCACTGGTCAGGGGAGCGATGTGCAGCCACAGGTAGAGCTGTGA